A genome region from Panicum virgatum strain AP13 chromosome 4K, P.virgatum_v5, whole genome shotgun sequence includes the following:
- the LOC120703768 gene encoding calmodulin-binding protein 60 D-like isoform X2 has translation MFEGGSKITSGPLSKVKVEVLVLRGEFCNNERDDWTEEEFDNHILQGRDEQGLLGTVQLTKGEAELSQIRFKKGTCRKKVIMAARVCKGENIALRVQGAIMKPVVVQDRRNEANEKRHPPSLDDDVFRLEEIARNGEYRKRLKKEGICTVQDFLKALNKDPNKLRKILKMENQNSSWLKLTGHARQCVLEDMPELKRYQSEEGNVVLFFNCVHDLIGAEFGCHYVASGNFSPDQKALVNKWKWRAYDKLEDIASDYIIKDNVPERISASPDAAAGPSVPVFSAPQPNFTASQAQRTALPAQQLITPESILPSCQQNDATQMDPCCTFESVLQCIDGLQVAMPDAGACFCFDIALQPLCPVHGQGHSCSELPGSGHSNDYPYQ, from the exons ATGTTTGAAGGTGGGAGCAAGATCACATCCGGCCCCCTTTCGAAAGTGAAAGTTGAGGTCTTGGTCCTCCGTGGTGAGTTCTGCAACAATGAGCGCGACGACTGGACTGAAGAGGAATTTGACAACCACATACTGCAAGGTCGAGATGAGCAAGGTCTATTAGGAACTGTGCAGTTGACGAAAGGAGAGGCAGAACTCAGCCAGATCCGTTTCAAGAAAGGGACATGTAGGAAAAAAGTCATAATGGCAGCAAGAGTTTGCAAGGGTGAAAATATCGCTCTTCGGGTTCAGGGAGCCATCATGAAGCCTGTTGTTGTTCAGGACCGCAGAAATGAAG CAAATGAGAAGAGGCACCCTCCAAGTTTAGATGATGATGTTTTTCGTTTAGAGGAGATTGCCAGAAATGGAGAATACCGCAAAAGACTGAAGAAGGAAGGAATCTGCACAGTTCAGGATTTCTTGAAGGCTTTGAACAAAGATCCCAACAAGCTTCGTAAA ATCCTTAAGATGGAAAATCAGAACAGTTCTTGGTTAAAACTCACAGGCCATGCTAGGCAGTGTGTTCTTGAAGACATGCCAGAGCTCAAAAGGTATCAGAGTGAAGAGGGAAATGTGGTGCTCTTCTTCAATTGCGTCCACGATCTCATAGGAGCAGAATTTGGTTGCCATTACGTTGCAAGTGGTAACTTCAGTCCAGATCAGAAG GCTTTAGTGAACAAGTGGAAATGGCGCGCCTATGACAAGCTGGAGGACATTGCATCTGATTACATAATCAAAGACAATGTTCCAGAGCGAATTTCTGCAAGtccagatgctgctgctggcccaTCCGTTCCTGTGTTCAGCGCACCGCAACCAAATTTTACAGCATCTCAAG CCCAACGAACTGCACTGCCTGCTCAGCAGCTAATCACTCCTGAATCCATCCTGCCAAGTTGTCAACAAAATGATGCAACCCAGATGGACCCTTGTTGCACATTTGAG TCCGTTTTGCAGTGCATCGACGGGCTTCAGGTTGCAATGCCAGACGCGGGCGCCTGTTTCTGCTTCGACATTGCCCTGCAGCCGTTGTGCCCTGTGCATGGGCAGGGACATAGCTGCTCTGAGCTTCCAGGATCAGGTCACAGCAACGACTACCCGTACCAGTAG
- the LOC120703768 gene encoding calmodulin-binding protein 60 D-like isoform X1 — protein sequence MFEGGSKITSGPLSKVKVEVLVLRGEFCNNERDDWTEEEFDNHILQGRDEQGLLGTVQLTKGEAELSQIRFKKGTCRKKVIMAARVCKGENIALRVQGAIMKPVVVQDRRNEANEKRHPPSLDDDVFRLEEIARNGEYRKRLKKEGICTVQDFLKALNKDPNKLRKILKMENQNSSWLKLTGHARQCVLEDMPELKRYQSEEGNVVLFFNCVHDLIGAEFGCHYVASGNFSPDQKALVNKWKWRAYDKLEDIASDYIIKDNVPERISASPDAAAGPSVPVFSAPQPNFTASQGTEAAENSPHGDINHIIPHQNGHSDAMIIHPGYLNTNDYQAQRTALPAQQLITPESILPSCQQNDATQMDPCCTFESVLQCIDGLQVAMPDAGACFCFDIALQPLCPVHGQGHSCSELPGSGHSNDYPYQ from the exons ATGTTTGAAGGTGGGAGCAAGATCACATCCGGCCCCCTTTCGAAAGTGAAAGTTGAGGTCTTGGTCCTCCGTGGTGAGTTCTGCAACAATGAGCGCGACGACTGGACTGAAGAGGAATTTGACAACCACATACTGCAAGGTCGAGATGAGCAAGGTCTATTAGGAACTGTGCAGTTGACGAAAGGAGAGGCAGAACTCAGCCAGATCCGTTTCAAGAAAGGGACATGTAGGAAAAAAGTCATAATGGCAGCAAGAGTTTGCAAGGGTGAAAATATCGCTCTTCGGGTTCAGGGAGCCATCATGAAGCCTGTTGTTGTTCAGGACCGCAGAAATGAAG CAAATGAGAAGAGGCACCCTCCAAGTTTAGATGATGATGTTTTTCGTTTAGAGGAGATTGCCAGAAATGGAGAATACCGCAAAAGACTGAAGAAGGAAGGAATCTGCACAGTTCAGGATTTCTTGAAGGCTTTGAACAAAGATCCCAACAAGCTTCGTAAA ATCCTTAAGATGGAAAATCAGAACAGTTCTTGGTTAAAACTCACAGGCCATGCTAGGCAGTGTGTTCTTGAAGACATGCCAGAGCTCAAAAGGTATCAGAGTGAAGAGGGAAATGTGGTGCTCTTCTTCAATTGCGTCCACGATCTCATAGGAGCAGAATTTGGTTGCCATTACGTTGCAAGTGGTAACTTCAGTCCAGATCAGAAG GCTTTAGTGAACAAGTGGAAATGGCGCGCCTATGACAAGCTGGAGGACATTGCATCTGATTACATAATCAAAGACAATGTTCCAGAGCGAATTTCTGCAAGtccagatgctgctgctggcccaTCCGTTCCTGTGTTCAGCGCACCGCAACCAAATTTTACAGCATCTCAAG GAACTGAAGCGGCTGAAAATTCACCCCACGGTGATATTAACCATATAATTCCACACCAAAATGGACACAGTGATGCCATGATTATCCATCCTGGTTATCTAAACACAAATGATTACCAAG CCCAACGAACTGCACTGCCTGCTCAGCAGCTAATCACTCCTGAATCCATCCTGCCAAGTTGTCAACAAAATGATGCAACCCAGATGGACCCTTGTTGCACATTTGAG TCCGTTTTGCAGTGCATCGACGGGCTTCAGGTTGCAATGCCAGACGCGGGCGCCTGTTTCTGCTTCGACATTGCCCTGCAGCCGTTGTGCCCTGTGCATGGGCAGGGACATAGCTGCTCTGAGCTTCCAGGATCAGGTCACAGCAACGACTACCCGTACCAGTAG